TGGTTGATTTTAGCTCACTATTAAAGGTTCTATGTTCAAATCTACTTAATAATAAAAGTTTATACTTTCATACATCTTACAATATCATACATCTAACAATAGATTGTTCTTGGACcttctatgtatgtatgtacgttctgttagaaatcctcaaaacgTGTGAGTATTACAAAGTACTAGCAGTTAAATTGTGTGATCATAACTTCTGTAATGTGGATAAAAGCAAGCCCTGAAGTTAGTGGCTTCTGGAAACACAAAAGAATTGAAATCaatacatacaaaaacagctatGCAAACAGTAGAAAAGGTGTGCCCTAAAgtgaaaaattgtgaaatcagaGGTGGCAGCCAAGCATGATGTACATTACTGCAAcagaaaaggttgtgaaatcaaaggtggcagcaatAAGTTGGTATTAGCATcgttacagccatttcttatcCACCATCCATAAtactttcacaactttttccacCCCGACTTTTTAAGACCTTactttttacagctataactGTTTTGTGTGAATTAATTTTTACATGGATTGTTTTGTGTACATGACATTTTTCTATTGGAAATTCAATGCAATAAAATGTTTTGACCACAACTCTTCAAAACCAGTGCTTGCTTTACTTACTCTGAACACTTACAATTGGAATTAAAGATCTCTAATTTTCACTTATACTTACTTTGTCATTGACAGCAGTAGGTACAGCTATTGATACAGCTATTGATACAGTACCATCTGTAACAGAATAGACATTTGTGTACTTTACATTATATCCACAAGTTTTAATAATATAAAAGTGCAAAGAAAATCAGCTTTGCATGATGTgaccatatgtgactggatctgcaaaaccccgacacaatagtgcatttttcaaattcctgtttattgcatgtttataatctacttagccaagtgtaccctctggcaaagtttcagcctaatgtgccaataactttcagagttacagccctacaaagcaGCAACAACAGAAGAATCGATTGtgcagcaagtatagggaaaatatatTACAGGCACTTGCTAATATGGTTGTAACTTAAGAATGGATTGATGTACGAAGCTGAAATTTTCACgatcgtgttcaccatgaataggggaatcaattaAGTTTGTCCTTTTATCAACTTTTTTACTGCATACAAAGACAAAATGCGCAAAGAAAAATTGATTGCATATGAACGCtttgacatgacgtaaacaaatgctcataacttctgTATCCTTGGgcctactgcaacaaaacaaagattttccaactcctttTGAGTACGCAAATAGGCTGATATCCAGCTTTGTATTGTTACTCCCTTCCTTCATTACaaaagaggcattcaaaaatttatggaattttttctaatatgcaaatatttcaccaaTTGCTAGCactattgtgttgggtttttgcagatccagtcacaaatattcaGAAGCGGTTGTATTCACACTAGTAGCGTAAGCCCTCAATTATCGTCACACATCTATTATcggtcaaaaaaaaaaaattttaaaacacGTAACATAACCGTTGTTTTCCGGGCCGTGTACTGTCACGAAAGCACGCTGCAAGGAATTGACTGTTTTATCGTGTTTTATggctactttttattgtgagTTAGGCCTGCTTACTACTCTAGCTACTAAAAATGTTACTATCTTTTGTTACAGGTCGATTTGTGGAGTCCTTCATCCTGTTGAATGCCTAATAATAAGAAGAAAGGGTTTAAGAGACGTCAGCCCAATTCCCGAGACGGTAGTGGTCCAAATAAGTCCCGTATCCAGTCCAAAAGAAAGTTATGGTCTGAGGAACAAGTGTCTGGTGCCTTGAACGCGGTGACAAGTGGAGAACTAAAGCCTTCTGAAGCTATAGTTAAGTACAGAGTACCTCGCCAAACTTTGAGAGACAGGCTGAGTGGACGGGTAATTCATGGCACGAATCCTGGACCTAGGCCTTATTTGACGAAGGAGGAGGAAGAATTACTTACGGACCACCTAATCCTTACAGCTAAACTAGGCTATGGAAAAACTCGAAGGCAAGTCATGGATTTAGTGGAGAGGTATATTAATGATAAGCCTGGAAATGAGAAGGAAGTGAAGATCAGCAATGGGTGGTGGGACAAGTTTATGAAGAGAAACCCTTCTTTGCGCCTCAGGAGTGGAGACTCAACTGCTGGAGTTAGAATGAATGCGGTGAACAGTGAGAATTTAAATGAATACTTCGATCTACTCCAGGGAGTATTTGAAAAGAATGGGTTTGCTGACCACCCAGAAGCTATATACAATATGGATGAGATGGGAATGCCATTAGAGCCACATCCACCTAAAGTAGTTGCCCAGAAAGGGCAAAAGAAGGTTAGGTACCAAACGTCAGGGCAGAAGCAGAAAATAACTGTAATTGGTTGTGGCAGTGCAGTTGGGCAGGTTATTCCTCCATTCATTATATTTGCTGCTAAACAGCTCAATTATTTGTGGATGAAGAATGAGGTACCAGGCTCACGTTTTGCAGTAAGTGATAATGGATGGGTGGACCATGAGCTCTTCAGTTTTTTCCTTACTAAACACTTTATGACCCATGCAGTTTCTCACCGTCCTCTACTGCTGTTGCTAGATGGCCACAGCACACATTTTGAGCCGAGATCGCTGGAGTTTGCTGCAAAGCACAAGGTAATTATTTTTTGCCTACCACCTCACACCACGCATGTATGCCAGCCTTTGGACTGCAGTCTTTTCAAGCCCTTAAAGGAGCAATGGCGACAAGAATGTCACAGATTTTATCAGAGAAATCCTGGATTGGTGATATCTAAGTTTAACTTCTGTGCAGTATTTCGGGGAGCATGGCTAAATGCTATTTTGCCGACAAATGTGATTGCTGGCTTCAGAAAGTCTGGGGTATACCCTTTTAACAGGGATGTAGTCTTAAACTCAACAGATAATCTGTCGAATGTCAGTGAAGCAACAACTGGTATGCTATTGGGTATATAAAATGATATATTATAATTTTGTGCGTTTTCCTGCAGGAAACAAAAGATCTCCTGATCAGTCTGGCAGTAGACCAAGTGACAAGCAAGTTGATGGAACTGTTGTGAGATGTGACCGGCCCACCTTCACACTT
The nucleotide sequence above comes from Dysidea avara chromosome 3, odDysAvar1.4, whole genome shotgun sequence. Encoded proteins:
- the LOC136250829 gene encoding uncharacterized protein isoform X1; this translates as MPNNKKKGFKRRQPNSRDGSGPNKSRIQSKRKLWSEEQVSGALNAVTSGELKPSEAIVKYRVPRQTLRDRLSGRVIHGTNPGPRPYLTKEEEELLTDHLILTAKLGYGKTRRQVMDLVERYINDKPGNEKEVKISNGWWDKFMKRNPSLRLRSGDSTAGVRMNAVNSENLNEYFDLLQGVFEKNGFADHPEAIYNMDEMGMPLEPHPPKVVAQKGQKKVRYQTSGQKQKITVIGCGSAVGQVIPPFIIFAAKQLNYLWMKNEVPGSRFAVSDNGWVDHELFSFFLTKHFMTHAVSHRPLLLLLDGHSTHFEPRSLEFAAKHKVIIFCLPPHTTHVCQPLDCSLFKPLKEQWRQECHRFYQRNPGLVISKFNFCAVFRGAWLNAILPTNVIAGFRKSGVYPFNRDVVLNSTDNLSNVSEATTGNKRSPDQSGSRPSDKQVDGTVVRCDRPTFTLEQEKKYRRRYEEGFDLPDEQYEAWLKINHPDHTRAEDNDSGKSTDHLGDTSSDKQPINNPSSSLECDRPTFSIVQEWKYAQRHKEGFDSPDEQYEAWLRINHPEHTRAGDKSKVLPTVMSDSSSTMELNSLYFTIQEELDFEQWYNDGYSLVNERYEAWVKINHPEHFRPEDDGDDESTDQLGNDVPSDALSSMDLDTTFTIDQQRKYARRYEEGFDLPDPQYEAWLNVNHPEHSRPEDDGDGESTDQLGNDLPSDALSSMDHDTTFTIDQERKYARRYEEGFDLPDPQYEAWLKVNHPEHFRPEDDGDGESTDQLGNDVPSDALSSMDRDTTFTIDQERKYARRYEEGFDLPDAQYEAWLKVNHPDHLRGTAQQDTSGGNTPTSHRNSGACST
- the LOC136250829 gene encoding uncharacterized protein isoform X2, with product MPNNKKKGFKRRQPNSRDGSGPNKSRIQSKRKLWSEEQVSGALNAVTSGELKPSEAIVKYRVPRQTLRDRLSGRVIHGTNPGPRPYLTKEEEELLTDHLILTAKLGYGKTRRQVMDLVERYINDKPGNEKEVKISNGWWDKFMKRNPSLRLRSGDSTAGVRMNAVNSENLNEYFDLLQGVFEKNGFADHPEAIYNMDEMGMPLEPHPPKVVAQKGQKKVRYQTSGQKQKITVIGCGSAVGQVIPPFIIFAAKQLNYLWMKNEVPGSRFAVSDNGWVDHELFSFFLTKHFMTHAVSHRPLLLLLDGHSTHFEPRSLEFAAKHKVIIFCLPPHTTHVCQPLDCSLFKPLKEQWRQECHRFYQRNPGLVISKFNFCAVFRGAWLNAILPTNVIAGFRKSGVYPFNRDVVLNSTDNLSNVSEATTGNKRSPDQSGSRPSDKQVDGTVVRCDRPTFTLEQEKKYRRRYEEGFDLPDEQYEAWLKINHPDHTRAEDNDSGKSTDHLGDTSSDKQPINNPSSSLECDRPTFSIVQEWKYAQRHKEGFDSPDEQYEAWLRINHPEHTRAGDKSKVLPTVMSDSSSTMELNSLYFTIQEELDFEQWYNDGYSLVNERYEAWVKINHPEHFRPEDDGDDESTDQLGNDVPSDALSSMDLDTTFTIDQQRKYARRYEEGFDLPDPQYEAWLNVNHPEHSRPEDDGDGESTDQLGNDLPSDAAWLKVNHPEHFRPEDDGDGESTDQLGNDVPSDALSSMDRDTTFTIDQERKYARRYEEGFDLPDAQYEAWLKVNHPDHLRGTAQQDTSGGNTPTSHRNSGACST